Part of the Sphingorhabdus pulchriflava genome is shown below.
TGGCGATTTCGATACGGCCAAGGCCGCCTATATCGAGTTCATCGAAAATGTGCCCTTTTATGGCGTCGCGATCCTTTGCCTGGATCATCCCGAAGTGCAGGCGATCATCCCGCGCATCCGCGACCGCCGCATTCTGACCTATGGTTTCTCCGCACAAGCCGACGTGCGTGCCGACAATGTACGTCCCGAATTGGGGGGCAACACCTTTGATGTGGTGATCCGTGCACGCGATGGCAGCAAGCGCGAGATCAAGGATGTGTTCCTGCCGATGTCGGGCCGCCACAATGTGCAGAATGCGCTTGCGGCTATCGCTGTCGGCCTGGAACGCGGGATGACCGACGAGCAGGTGCAGGCGGGCTTTGCCAAATTTGGCGGGGTCAAACGGCGCTTTACCAAGGTCGGCGAAGTCGATGGCGTCACGATCATCGACGATTATGGCCATCATCCAGTCGAAATCCGCGCAGTGCTCTCGGCCGCGCGTGAGGGCGTCAAAGGCCGCGTGATCGCGGTGTGCCAGCCACACCGTTATTCGCGCCTCGGCAATCTGATGGAAGATTTCGCCACTGCCTTCAACGATGCCGATACGGTCTATATCACGCCGGTTTACGCAGCGGGCGAAGCTCCGATCGAAGGCGTCAGCAGCGCCGAGCTGGTCGGCAAGATCAAGCGACGCGGGCACCATAATGCGCAGGAAATTGAGAGTGCAGAGGCGCTGGCGAAAGAACTCGCCGCTACCACGCGCGAAGGCGACCTTGTTGTCTGCCTTGGCGCGGGTGACATCACCAAATGGGCCGCAGGGCTGGCCGAGGCAATCAAAAAGGCACGTGGATGAGCGTTTGCTACGCCTTGCCCCCGGTGCGTGGAAAGCTGACGCATGACGCGCCTCTTGCGCCGCTCGTGTGGTTCAAAAGCGGCGGTTCAGCGGAATGGCTGTTTGAGCCTGCCGATGCCAAGGATCTCGCCGATTTCCTATATGCGCTCGATCCGTCGGTGCCGGTGATGACACTGGGTCTCGGTTCCAATCTTATCGTCCGCGATGGCGGTGTGCCGGGCGTGGTTGTGCGGCTGGGTAAAGCCTTTGCCAAGGTTGCCAAGGTTGATGATGTAACGCTGGATTGCGGGGCGGGGGCTAGCGGGATCCTCGTTTCGTCCACCGCGCGCGATAATGGCATCGCCGGGATGGAATTCCTGCGCTCGATCCCCGGAACTGTTGGCGGTTTTGTCCGCATGAATGGCGGCGCATATGGCGGAGAGGTGAAGGACATCCTCGTCGATTGCGACGTGGTTTTGCGCAATGGCGATCTGGTGACATTGCCGGTAGAGCAACTGCACTACAGCTATCGCCACAGCGAATTGCCCGAAGGTGCGATCGTCGTCGGCGCGCGCTTCCGTGGGAAGCCCGGCGAACCCGAAGCCATACAGGCCGAAATGGACCGCATTTCGGCCAGCCGCGAAGCATCGCAGCCGCTGCGGTCAAAAACCGGCGGCTCGACCTTCAAGAACCCCGATGGCGGTAAGGCATGGCAATTGGTTGACGAAGCCGGCTGCCGCGGTTTGCAAATCGGCGGCGCGCAGGTTTCGGAAAAGCACACCAACTTCCTGATCAACACCGGCGATGCCACCAGTGCCGATATTGAGGAACTGGGTGAAGAAGTCCGCCGCCGCGTGAAGGCGAAGTCGGGCGTCGACCTGCATTGGGAAATTCAGCGCGTGGGAGTGAAGAAGTGAGCGAGCCGATCCATGTTGCGGTATTGATGGGTGGCTGGTCCAACGAACGACCCGTGTCATTGATGAGCGGTAATGGTGTTGCCGATGCGCTCGAAAAGGTGGGATATAAGGTCAGCCGCGTCGATATGGACCGCAACGTCGCGCAGGTGCTCGCCGGAATACGCCCCGATGTTGTATTCAACGCGCTGCATGGCGTTCCGGGAGAGGATGGCAGCGTGCAGGGCATGCTCGACCTCATGCAAATTCCATATACGCATAGCGGGATGGTGACCTCTGTGATCGCCATCGACAAGGAATTGACCAAGCAGCGGCTCGTGCCTGCGGGTATCCCGATGCCCAAGGGGACAATTGTTGAAAGCGAGAGCCTGTATGTGGCTGACCCACTGCCGCGCCCCTATGTGCTCAAACCCGTCAACGAAGGCAGCTCTGTCGGCGTTGCCATCGTCAAAGCCGACGGCAATTATGGCAATCCGATTGCACGCGATGCCGTGGGGCCGTGGCAGGAATTTGACACGCTGCTCGCTGAACCCTTTATCAAGGGGCGCGAACTGACGGTTGCGGTGCTCGGCGGCAAACCGCTGTGCGTGACCGAGCTCAAGCCCAAAAGCGGCTTTTACGATTTCGACGCCAAATATACCGATGGCCTTACCGAGCATGTCTGTCCGGCCGAAATCCCCAAGGATATCGAAGACTATATGATGGAACTGGCGCAGCGGGCGCATGAACTGCTCGGCTGCAAAGGCGCATCGCGCACCGATTTCCGATGGGACGATGAACTGGGTCGTGATGGCGTATTCGTATTGGAAACCAATACCCAGCCGGGCATGACTCCCTTGAGTCTCGTGCCCGAACAGGCGAAGCAGATGGGTATCAGTTATGAACAACTGGTCGACCTCTTGGTGAAGGAGGCGCTGGCATGAAAACCGCCACCGCACGCAAGGCACCAGCCAAAGCCCGCAAGGCGGCACCGCGCAAAAAGGTCCGGCAAATCGGCATCATGGATCGCCTGTTGCGCATCCTTCCCGTCACCGAACAGGATATCCAGCGCGTCCTTACCTGGGGCGTGCTTGCGGTGTTGCTGCTCGTCGCACTGATTGTCGCTAACTGGTTCGGTGTGCCGCAGGCGGCTTACCAGCAATATGCACAAGTCGCCGCCAAGGCCGGATTCGAGGTCAAGCGTGTTGAAATCACCGGCATGGACCGTGTTGACCAGCTTAAGGTCTATGACATAGTGCTCGCAGAAAAAGACCGGGCAATGCCGCTGGTTGATATCGACAAAATCCGCACTGACCTGATTGAATATGGCTGGATCAAGGATGTGCGGGTAACTCGCCGTCTACCGGATACGCTGGTGGTCGACATATTGGAGCGCAAGCCGACTGCTGTCTGGCAGCGCGGTGGGGTTTACTCCTTGATCGATGACCAAGGCACCGAACTTGAGAAAATCAGTGCAGCCGAAATTGGCAGCTATCCGGTGATCAATGGCGATGGCGCCAATCAGCGGGTCGTCGCTCTCAACAAACTGCTCGACAGGGCACAGTCGTTGAAGGATCAGATAGTCGGCGCCAGCTGGATCGGAAATCGCCGCTGGGACCTTCGTTTCAAAACCGGTGAAACCCTGGCCCTGCCAGAAGGGGATCAGTTGGCGGCGGAGGCGTTGGTTAACTTCACGCGTATGGACGGTGTTCACCGCCTGTTGGGCCGCGACATCATTCATTTTGATCTTCGCGATCCGGAGCGTGCCTATATGCGGCGGGCGGCCAAACAAAAACCGCAACCGGTGACGCAACCGGTGTCAAATTCAGATTCCGAGGAACAGAAAGAGGCTGGAGAAGCCGCCTGATGTCTGTCCGTTACGACAAAATCATTTCCACTCTCGACATCGGCTCATCCAAAGTATGCGCGATGATAACCGGTGTAGATGAGGCAGGGGGGCTGCATGTGCTCGGGACTGGTCAGCGCGAGAGCAAGGGGGTTGTTCGGGGGTGCATATCGGACATGCAATTGGCCGAGTTGTCGGTGCGCCATGCCGTCGAACAGGCCGAACGGATCGCCGGAATCAACATCGACAGGGTGTGGATCGGTATGTCGGCAGGCGGTCTTGATAGCCTGCTTTCTCCTGTCGAAATCGATTTGGGCGGTGACCGTATCGAACAGGCAGATGTTGATGATTTGCTGACTGCCGGTCGTGACAATATCGATACGCGCGGTAAAGTTGTGCTGCACGTCAGCCCGACCCTATACGCGCTTGACGGCAATGGTGGCGTTTCCAATCCGCTAGGGCTGCATGCCGACCGGCTTGGCGTTGAAATTCATGCCGTGCTGGCTGATCCGTCACCGGTTCGAAACCTCGACATGACCGCACGCGCATCGCATCTGGGCGTCGATGCGATCGTCGCATCGCCTGTTGCTTCCGGATTGGCCTGCCTAACAGCAGAGGAGCGTGAACTCGGCGTGGCGCTGGTCGAAATGGGGGCTGCGATCACCAATGTTTCTGTGTTCATTGGCGGAATGCTGGCTGGTCTGGTCACACTCAACCATGGCGCCGCCGACATAACAGACGAGATTGCATCTGTGTTCGGGATTCGGCGTGCCGAGGCAGAACGACTGAAATGTTTTCACGGTTCTGCGCTGACTTCTCCCCGCGACCATCAGGAAAGCCTTGATACCGGAGCCCCCGGAGAGGCTGGCGCGAGCGAGCGCCCCAAGATAACCCGGGCACAGCTGAATGCCATCATCCGCCAGCGGATCGACATCATGATTACGGAAATCGGCAAGGCTCTACGTGATATGGGCTTTTCATCACCCGGCAAACACCATGTCGTGCTGACCGGTGGCGGCGCTGAATTGCGTGGACTCGCCGATCATATGCAAGCATCGCTTGGACGCATTGTCAGGGTCGGGCGACCAACCGAGTTGCAGGGTTTGCCCGAAGCGCATTCGGGTCCCGCTTTTGCGACCATGGCGGGACTAGCACTCTACGCACACAGCAACCCTTCCGATCTGCGGTTGGGACTACAAGGCACTGATTCAGCTAATAAAAATGCGAATAAGGGCGTTGTCGCTCGGATCATGCAGGCTATCCGCGAGAACTTCTGAACTGCACCGGTCAAACCCCTTTGGCCTGTGGGTAACTTTTGGGTGTCTTGAGGGTTAATTTGTGCCACAAGACCGCGATAACGGGGGTTTGAAACCACATTTTGTGATGCCTGACTGGCCAAGGGAGTGAATAGGAATGAGCATCAACATCGGTCCGCCAATCGTCGATGAACTGAAACCCAAAATTGCGGTGATCGGTGTCGGTGGGGCAGGGGGCAACGCCATAGCGAACATGATCAATGCGCGCGTAGAGGGCGTCGATTTCATTGTCGCAAATACCGACGCGCAGGCGCTAAATGCTTCTCCTGCTGAGTATCGCATCCAGCTTGGTCCTGACATCACGCAAGGCCTTGGAGCCGGTTCACGGCCTGAAGTTGGCCGCGCCGCTGCCGAAGAAACAATGGAGCAGGTGAAGGAAGCGCTGCGCGGGGCACATATGTGCTTTATCGCAGCGGGAATGGGTGGAGGCACCGGCACCGGCGCTGCACCTGTGATTGCTCGCGCTGCCCGCGAAATGAATATCCTGACCGTTGGCGTCGTTACCAAACCGTTTCTTTTCGAAGGCTCGCGTCGCATGCGTTCGGCGGATGCAGGTATTGACGAGTTGCAGGCGCATGTTGACACGCTGATCGTCATCCCGAACCAAAATCTGTTTCTTGTCGCCAACCCGAATACGACTTTCAAGGAAGCCTTCCTGCTTGCAGATGAAGTATTGCAACAGGGTGTTCGCGGTATCACCGATCTTATGGTCATGCCCGGCCTCATCAACCTCGACTTTGCCGACGTGCGTTCGGTGATGCACGAAATGGGCAAGGCGATGATGGGTACTGGCGAAGCTGACGGCGACGGTCGCGCGCTCGAGGCTGCCGAAAAAGCAATCGCGAACCCGTTGCTCGATGGCGTTTCAATGAAAGGTGCCAAGGGCGTAATCATCTCGATCACCGGCGGTGAAGACATGCGTCTGATGGAAGTTGATGAAGCGGCTAATCACATCCGTGAACTGGTCGATCCCGACGCAAATATCATTTGGGGTTCGGCCTTCAATGAAGGCCTCAACGGCAAGATCCGTGTGTCGGTGGTGGCAACGGGCATTGACCAAGACGGCCAGGCAGCCGTGGCACCGGCGCGCGCTTATTCGTTTGAAAGCAGGCCTGCTCCGGTAGTGCCCAGCTATGAGCCGGTTGCCGAACCTGTCGCGGAACCGCTTGAACTCGACACCGCAGACTACGCCTCGGAAGAATTTACACCTGCTGAAGAATCTGCGCCTGAATATGGCGAACCTCATACCTACGCTTCGGGTGAGGCATATGCCGAACCGGTGGCGACAGGTAGTGATGATCTGCTTGAGCTTGGCGAAGCGCATGTTGCCGACGAACAGCCACAGCCAGTTGTTTATGGTTCAAATAGCGATAGCGACCAGGATTCGGAATCACTTCCGCCTGCGCCGCGCGTCAACAGTGGCGGCGGTACCCTTTTCGAACGCATGTCGAGTCTCTCGCGCGGCTTGACTCGTGGAGACGAAAAGGAAGAGGAAGAGGGCGATACCGGAATCAACATTCCACGCTTCCTCGATCGTCAAAGCAACAATTGACGCAATTTTGACAGTGCCGCCTGCCGCTCGTCGAGCATGCGGCACTGTTTGCCGACCAAAACACCTGCGCGTTTGCAATTTATCGGGTCAACCCCCAGTTGCGTCGGCATGAATGTAATGTTGTTACGTCTTTCTATGCTGGCGACTGTTGCACTGGCAATGCCACTTGCGGCGCAGGACGCCGACGAAAGCGCACTTGAGGCGCTGGACAAGCAGCCTGCGCCAGCGTTCAAGCCACCTGAAGCGCCTGGTTCGGCCGAACTGCGCGATGCCGTGCGCCGGATGGCGCAGCGGCCGACCGATCCATTGGCGCTCACTGACGCAGGCTATGCCTCGTTAAAGCTGGGCGACGCGCAGGCGGCGCTCAATTTCTTCACGCGCGCAAACGGTATTCAGCCGGGCAATGCACGCATCATTGCAGGTCTCGGTGCGGCACATGTTCGCACAGAAAATCCGTTTGAGGCTTTGCGCTATTTCGACGATGCGCTGAAGTTGGGTGCGAACGAACGCTCAATAGCGTTGGACCGCGCGTTGGCGTTCGACCTTTTGGGTAATTTTGAACGGGCGCAGCAGGACTATAAACTCGCCCGCAGTTTTTGGGACAATGATGAAGCCGTGCGGCGGCAGGCAATGTCATTGTCAATGGCTGGAAAAGCCAACGAAGCGGATGCGATGCTTGTTCCGCTATTACAGAAAAACGATCCCGAGGCTTGGCGGGCACGAGCGCTGATGCTGGCATCACGGGGTGAAACGCGCGAAGCAATGCAGATAACGCAAGGGTTTCTAAGTGCGGATTCGGCTCGCCGTTTCGAACCCTATCTGCGCCAAATGGTCCGGCTAACCGATGCACAGAAAGCTGCAGCGTTCCATTTTGGGCACTTTCCGGTGGGCCGTATTGGCGAAGACAGTGCCGAAATCCGCCAAATAGCGGCGAATGGTCCGGCGCCAAAACCGGCTGGCGCTGCTAGCGGACAGGATCGCTTGATCCCGTCGGGAGAACCGTTGGGAGCAAAGGGGCGAAAAACAACCGCCGTAAAGCGCGATACGGAAAAGGTAGTGAAGCCAGGCAAGAAGGGTGGGCGGGAAACGGCTGCGCCTGGGTTCTCAACTGAAACCGCGCAAGCTAAAGTCGCGGAAGCTAGCAAATCCAAGCCTGTTGTTCTTGCGACCGGGTCATTGCCTCCCCCCGATAGTGCCCGCGCTCCGGTGAAACTGGTGTTGCCGCCGATTGAACGGCCAAAAGCGGCAGTGACAGCCTCGCCTGTTGCAACTCCGGCCGCAACTCTGCCTCCTGCGGCACCCAAGG
Proteins encoded:
- the murC gene encoding UDP-N-acetylmuramate--L-alanine ligase, whose product is MKGVGTDIGTIHFVGIGGIGMSGIAEVMHNLGYSVQGSDIAEGYVIEGLRSRGIKVMIGHTAENLGDAAVVVTSTAVKRGNPEVEAALERRIPLVRRAEMLAELMRLKYTVAVAGTHGKTTTTSLIAAMLDAGGLDPTVINGGIINNYGSNARLGDSDWMVVEADESDGSFLRLDGTIAVVTNIDPEHLDHYGDFDTAKAAYIEFIENVPFYGVAILCLDHPEVQAIIPRIRDRRILTYGFSAQADVRADNVRPELGGNTFDVVIRARDGSKREIKDVFLPMSGRHNVQNALAAIAVGLERGMTDEQVQAGFAKFGGVKRRFTKVGEVDGVTIIDDYGHHPVEIRAVLSAAREGVKGRVIAVCQPHRYSRLGNLMEDFATAFNDADTVYITPVYAAGEAPIEGVSSAELVGKIKRRGHHNAQEIESAEALAKELAATTREGDLVVCLGAGDITKWAAGLAEAIKKARG
- the murB gene encoding UDP-N-acetylmuramate dehydrogenase, whose amino-acid sequence is MSVCYALPPVRGKLTHDAPLAPLVWFKSGGSAEWLFEPADAKDLADFLYALDPSVPVMTLGLGSNLIVRDGGVPGVVVRLGKAFAKVAKVDDVTLDCGAGASGILVSSTARDNGIAGMEFLRSIPGTVGGFVRMNGGAYGGEVKDILVDCDVVLRNGDLVTLPVEQLHYSYRHSELPEGAIVVGARFRGKPGEPEAIQAEMDRISASREASQPLRSKTGGSTFKNPDGGKAWQLVDEAGCRGLQIGGAQVSEKHTNFLINTGDATSADIEELGEEVRRRVKAKSGVDLHWEIQRVGVKK
- a CDS encoding D-alanine--D-alanine ligase — its product is MSEPIHVAVLMGGWSNERPVSLMSGNGVADALEKVGYKVSRVDMDRNVAQVLAGIRPDVVFNALHGVPGEDGSVQGMLDLMQIPYTHSGMVTSVIAIDKELTKQRLVPAGIPMPKGTIVESESLYVADPLPRPYVLKPVNEGSSVGVAIVKADGNYGNPIARDAVGPWQEFDTLLAEPFIKGRELTVAVLGGKPLCVTELKPKSGFYDFDAKYTDGLTEHVCPAEIPKDIEDYMMELAQRAHELLGCKGASRTDFRWDDELGRDGVFVLETNTQPGMTPLSLVPEQAKQMGISYEQLVDLLVKEALA
- a CDS encoding cell division protein FtsQ/DivIB — protein: MKTATARKAPAKARKAAPRKKVRQIGIMDRLLRILPVTEQDIQRVLTWGVLAVLLLVALIVANWFGVPQAAYQQYAQVAAKAGFEVKRVEITGMDRVDQLKVYDIVLAEKDRAMPLVDIDKIRTDLIEYGWIKDVRVTRRLPDTLVVDILERKPTAVWQRGGVYSLIDDQGTELEKISAAEIGSYPVINGDGANQRVVALNKLLDRAQSLKDQIVGASWIGNRRWDLRFKTGETLALPEGDQLAAEALVNFTRMDGVHRLLGRDIIHFDLRDPERAYMRRAAKQKPQPVTQPVSNSDSEEQKEAGEAA
- the ftsA gene encoding cell division protein FtsA, translating into MMSVRYDKIISTLDIGSSKVCAMITGVDEAGGLHVLGTGQRESKGVVRGCISDMQLAELSVRHAVEQAERIAGINIDRVWIGMSAGGLDSLLSPVEIDLGGDRIEQADVDDLLTAGRDNIDTRGKVVLHVSPTLYALDGNGGVSNPLGLHADRLGVEIHAVLADPSPVRNLDMTARASHLGVDAIVASPVASGLACLTAEERELGVALVEMGAAITNVSVFIGGMLAGLVTLNHGAADITDEIASVFGIRRAEAERLKCFHGSALTSPRDHQESLDTGAPGEAGASERPKITRAQLNAIIRQRIDIMITEIGKALRDMGFSSPGKHHVVLTGGGAELRGLADHMQASLGRIVRVGRPTELQGLPEAHSGPAFATMAGLALYAHSNPSDLRLGLQGTDSANKNANKGVVARIMQAIRENF
- the ftsZ gene encoding cell division protein FtsZ — encoded protein: MSINIGPPIVDELKPKIAVIGVGGAGGNAIANMINARVEGVDFIVANTDAQALNASPAEYRIQLGPDITQGLGAGSRPEVGRAAAEETMEQVKEALRGAHMCFIAAGMGGGTGTGAAPVIARAAREMNILTVGVVTKPFLFEGSRRMRSADAGIDELQAHVDTLIVIPNQNLFLVANPNTTFKEAFLLADEVLQQGVRGITDLMVMPGLINLDFADVRSVMHEMGKAMMGTGEADGDGRALEAAEKAIANPLLDGVSMKGAKGVIISITGGEDMRLMEVDEAANHIRELVDPDANIIWGSAFNEGLNGKIRVSVVATGIDQDGQAAVAPARAYSFESRPAPVVPSYEPVAEPVAEPLELDTADYASEEFTPAEESAPEYGEPHTYASGEAYAEPVATGSDDLLELGEAHVADEQPQPVVYGSNSDSDQDSESLPPAPRVNSGGGTLFERMSSLSRGLTRGDEKEEEEGDTGINIPRFLDRQSNN
- a CDS encoding tetratricopeptide repeat protein, which translates into the protein MNVMLLRLSMLATVALAMPLAAQDADESALEALDKQPAPAFKPPEAPGSAELRDAVRRMAQRPTDPLALTDAGYASLKLGDAQAALNFFTRANGIQPGNARIIAGLGAAHVRTENPFEALRYFDDALKLGANERSIALDRALAFDLLGNFERAQQDYKLARSFWDNDEAVRRQAMSLSMAGKANEADAMLVPLLQKNDPEAWRARALMLASRGETREAMQITQGFLSADSARRFEPYLRQMVRLTDAQKAAAFHFGHFPVGRIGEDSAEIRQIAANGPAPKPAGAASGQDRLIPSGEPLGAKGRKTTAVKRDTEKVVKPGKKGGRETAAPGFSTETAQAKVAEASKSKPVVLATGSLPPPDSARAPVKLVLPPIERPKAAVTASPVATPAATLPPAAPKVVASSAYDQTIARQAQAASPPAMESAGKPPRTPAEVAAKVQSTKIAVAEPVQVAAPTQSPPKAVISPEPQGPLPDGRIVGEQVVIVTTAENVGTPSPVQTAQPAPPVEQPPIATVQSPARSFDLAAVVESIEIPKSEQERAVAPVDLTKIKPAQPKPENAVDPKTAKAKAEPKAPPQPARIWVQVATGAEAALGGDYRRFAKKSPELFKGKEGWTSVWGKSSRLLVGPFANAQAAKKWDTDYRKAGGSSFVWNSENGTVVKKLGAK